A single Arcobacter sp. FWKO B DNA region contains:
- the ndk gene encoding nucleoside-diphosphate kinase, giving the protein MEQTLSIIKPDAVAKGVIGKILDRFETNGLRIAATKKMQLSKADAEAFYAVHAQRPFFKDLVDFMISGPVVVSVLEGENAVLKHRDLMGATNPKEAAAGTIRADFAESIDANAVHGSDSLENAKIEIEFFFAKREIC; this is encoded by the coding sequence ATGGAACAAACATTGTCTATAATAAAGCCAGATGCAGTAGCTAAAGGTGTAATTGGTAAAATACTTGATAGATTCGAAACTAATGGTTTAAGAATAGCTGCAACAAAAAAAATGCAATTAAGCAAAGCTGATGCTGAAGCTTTTTATGCAGTGCATGCACAAAGACCATTTTTTAAAGATCTAGTTGATTTTATGATCAGTGGACCAGTAGTAGTAAGTGTACTTGAAGGTGAAAACGCTGTATTAAAACACAGAGATTTAATGGGTGCAACTAATCCTAAAGAAGCAGCAGCTGGAACAATAAGAGCAGATTTTGCTGAAAGTATTGATGCAAATGCAGTTCACGGAAGTGATTCTTTAGAAAATGCAAAAATAGAAATAGAATTTTTCTTTGCAAAAAGAGAAATTTGCTAA
- a CDS encoding YceD family protein produces MQKEKFAKNMQIEFKKVPFNKKNFQIDYNLVKFEGTFCKMSQELAKIEATISGKLNIICSRCGKNIDLDINESIELLVSDGVYTPDNESDIDVIEVYGGSIDFEEILNSELESIQSDYHICDECVNDNQVLEKEF; encoded by the coding sequence TTGCAAAAAGAGAAATTTGCTAAAAATATGCAAATAGAGTTTAAAAAAGTACCATTTAACAAAAAAAACTTTCAAATTGATTACAATTTAGTAAAATTTGAGGGTACTTTTTGTAAAATGTCACAAGAGTTAGCAAAAATAGAAGCAACCATTAGTGGAAAACTAAATATTATTTGCTCTAGATGTGGCAAAAACATTGACTTAGACATCAATGAATCTATAGAATTATTAGTAAGCGACGGTGTATATACACCTGATAATGAAAGTGATATAGATGTAATTGAAGTTTATGGTGGTAGTATAGATTTTGAAGAAATCTTAAATAGTGAACTAGAATCTATACAAAGTGATTATCATATATGTGATGAATGTGTAAATGATAATCAAGTTTTAGAAAAAGAATTTTAA
- a CDS encoding response regulator, with amino-acid sequence MNNDLDFIKKYNVLFVEDDESIRKQVIPILEHFFGLVIVGENGADGYNKYCSTTEMNNQIHLIIADINMPIKNGIEMVKEIKKLQVDIPSILISAHNESEYMLEAIKIGVSRYILKPLNLDELLGHIKDVCQFTYNQENFNKLQLYKNELEQYLDIVNQVALISKTDKRGMITYVNDIFCEVSGYNKEQLIGKPHNVVRHPEVSKDIFVSLWETISAGQVWKGKIKNLAQDGNPYYVNANIFPVFYDDGKTVKEYMSVRFLITESEIERRRLKQRVIKNVVESKFTIYQYANTIDELTKKLVHLEDDNKLKSKAIDILHDGLNEMKLNQKKLKSNIISYEQTIVQLNEKLKQCSFEHVIELEGIIKDQKIVLEQLNNRLEIYYNKAIELQNTNSDKDKLISALNKKLLNQATKIRVNRS; translated from the coding sequence ATGAACAATGATTTAGATTTTATAAAGAAATATAATGTTTTATTTGTTGAAGATGATGAGTCTATTAGAAAACAAGTAATTCCAATATTAGAACACTTCTTTGGTTTAGTTATAGTTGGAGAAAATGGAGCTGATGGCTATAATAAATATTGTAGTACAACAGAGATGAATAATCAAATCCATTTAATTATTGCGGATATAAATATGCCTATAAAAAATGGTATAGAAATGGTTAAAGAGATAAAAAAATTACAAGTAGATATTCCTTCTATTCTTATATCAGCTCATAATGAATCTGAATATATGCTTGAAGCAATTAAAATTGGTGTATCAAGATATATTCTAAAACCTTTGAACCTTGATGAGTTACTTGGGCATATAAAAGATGTTTGTCAATTTACTTATAATCAAGAAAATTTTAATAAATTGCAACTATATAAAAATGAATTAGAACAATATTTGGATATAGTTAATCAAGTGGCATTAATCTCTAAAACTGATAAACGGGGTATGATAACATATGTGAATGATATTTTTTGTGAAGTCTCAGGCTATAATAAAGAACAATTAATAGGTAAGCCACATAATGTTGTTAGGCATCCTGAAGTGTCAAAAGATATTTTTGTTAGTTTATGGGAAACAATATCAGCAGGACAAGTTTGGAAGGGTAAAATAAAAAATCTTGCACAAGATGGCAATCCATACTATGTTAATGCAAATATCTTTCCAGTTTTTTATGATGATGGAAAAACAGTAAAAGAATATATGAGTGTAAGATTTTTAATAACAGAATCAGAAATTGAAAGACGAAGGCTAAAACAAAGAGTTATTAAAAATGTAGTTGAGTCTAAATTTACTATTTATCAGTATGCTAATACAATTGATGAATTAACAAAGAAGTTAGTACATTTGGAAGATGATAATAAGTTGAAATCAAAAGCTATAGACATTTTACACGATGGATTAAATGAGATGAAGTTAAATCAAAAAAAACTTAAGAGTAATATAATAAGCTATGAGCAAACAATAGTCCAATTAAACGAAAAATTAAAACAATGTTCATTTGAACATGTTATTGAGCTTGAAGGAATTATAAAAGATCAAAAAATAGTACTAGAACAATTAAACAATCGATTGGAAATCTACTATAATAAAGCTATAGAATTACAAAATACAAATTCAGATAAGGATAAATTAATAAGTGCTTTAAATAAAAAACTTCTAAATCAAGCCACAAAAATAAGAGTAAATAGAAGTTAA
- a CDS encoding beta-ketoacyl-ACP synthase III, translating to MTYASFRSIGAYVPSQIRNNDWFIQRMDTSDEWITKRTGIKERRIAAVDELCSDLGVKASNIAIQRAGIQKGDIDLIICATISPDFFCMPSTACIIGDKLGLNGVMAFDISAACTGFVYALSIAKAFIESGMKKNVLIIGAEKLSSIVDYTDRTTCMLFGDGAGAAIISATNNKDEAIVDVSCSADGAYGDFLLTPGIESEKHCMQMKGNETFKVAVKTLTSDVHKIMEKNNYKNSDIDLFIPHQANYRIIKAVGDALEFEESQKVLTVDKYGNTSSASIPMAINECYENGRLKSGSTMLLDAFGGGLTWGSAIAKFAGK from the coding sequence ATGACATATGCCTCTTTTAGATCCATAGGTGCTTATGTACCTTCTCAAATCAGAAATAATGACTGGTTTATCCAAAGAATGGATACAAGTGACGAATGGATTACTAAAAGAACAGGAATAAAAGAAAGAAGAATAGCAGCAGTTGATGAACTTTGTAGTGATTTAGGAGTAAAAGCTTCTAATATCGCTATTCAAAGAGCTGGTATACAAAAAGGTGATATTGACTTAATTATTTGTGCGACTATATCACCAGATTTTTTTTGTATGCCATCAACAGCATGTATAATTGGTGATAAACTAGGACTAAATGGAGTAATGGCATTTGATATAAGTGCTGCATGTACAGGCTTTGTATATGCACTATCAATTGCAAAAGCTTTTATAGAATCAGGTATGAAAAAAAATGTGCTTATTATTGGTGCTGAAAAGCTAAGCTCAATAGTTGACTATACAGATAGAACAACTTGTATGCTTTTTGGCGATGGAGCAGGAGCAGCAATAATAAGTGCAACTAACAACAAAGATGAAGCAATTGTTGATGTAAGCTGTAGTGCAGATGGTGCATATGGAGATTTCTTATTAACTCCAGGTATAGAAAGTGAGAAACACTGCATGCAGATGAAAGGAAATGAAACTTTTAAAGTTGCTGTTAAAACACTTACATCTGATGTACACAAAATCATGGAAAAAAACAACTATAAAAATAGTGACATAGATCTTTTTATACCTCATCAAGCAAACTACAGAATAATAAAAGCAGTAGGTGATGCTTTGGAATTTGAAGAGAGTCAAAAAGTTTTAACAGTTGATAAATATGGCAATACCTCATCAGCTAGTATCCCAATGGCTATAAATGAATGTTATGAAAACGGAAGATTAAAAAGCGGTTCTACTATGCTTCTTGATGCTTTTGGTGGTGGACTTACTTGGGGAAGTGCAATAGCTAAATTTGCTGGTAAATAG
- the rpmF gene encoding 50S ribosomal protein L32, with the protein MAVPKRRVSHTRSAKRRTHYKLTLKRPVKDSDGTWKMPHNVNPTTGEYKN; encoded by the coding sequence ATGGCAGTACCAAAGAGAAGAGTGAGTCATACAAGAAGTGCAAAAAGAAGAACTCATTATAAATTAACTTTAAAAAGACCAGTAAAAGATAGTGATGGAACATGGAAAATGCCTCACAATGTGAACCCAACAACAGGTGAATACAAAAACTAA
- the plsX gene encoding phosphate acyltransferase PlsX produces the protein MVKVAIDAMGGDFGPAPIIDGLIDALKINTNFTAIAVGKKSEIAHLIPKSLQSRVEFVEASDVIDMKDSATDALKRKESSIYKAIELVKDGVADAVVSAGHSGASMSLATLRIGRIKGVSRPAIATLMPTSDTQNVLVLDVGANVDCEPKNLFEFAVMGQAYAKDVMHIDEPLIGLLSNGEEESKGNETTKSAFKMISKIQNFAGNVEGNDIFKGSVDVVVCDGFVGNIMLKTAEGVADTITQIIKKNLKRSLVAILGAVLMRKVFKNLKLRVDYAEYGGAPLLGVKSPVIISHGKSNAKAIKNAIFQAIAAANSNLNLHIEEKLAYYSSNNIITNTQE, from the coding sequence ATGGTAAAAGTTGCAATTGATGCAATGGGTGGGGACTTTGGTCCTGCACCTATAATAGATGGACTAATTGATGCCCTTAAAATAAATACTAACTTTACTGCAATTGCAGTTGGTAAAAAAAGTGAAATAGCACATTTAATACCAAAATCATTGCAAAGTAGAGTTGAATTTGTTGAAGCAAGTGATGTTATAGATATGAAAGATAGTGCTACTGATGCACTAAAAAGAAAAGAAAGTTCTATCTATAAAGCTATTGAACTTGTAAAAGATGGTGTTGCAGATGCAGTGGTAAGTGCTGGGCATAGTGGTGCTAGTATGAGCTTAGCAACTCTTAGAATTGGAAGAATCAAAGGCGTAAGCCGTCCAGCAATTGCAACTCTTATGCCAACAAGTGACACACAAAATGTTTTAGTTTTGGATGTTGGTGCAAATGTAGATTGTGAACCAAAAAACCTTTTCGAATTTGCAGTGATGGGTCAGGCATATGCAAAAGATGTTATGCATATTGATGAGCCACTTATTGGACTTCTAAGTAATGGTGAAGAAGAATCAAAAGGTAATGAAACTACAAAATCTGCTTTTAAAATGATATCAAAAATTCAAAATTTCGCTGGAAATGTTGAAGGTAATGATATTTTTAAAGGTTCTGTAGATGTTGTAGTATGTGATGGATTTGTAGGTAATATTATGCTAAAAACTGCTGAAGGTGTGGCAGATACTATTACTCAAATAATCAAAAAAAATCTAAAAAGATCTCTTGTAGCAATACTTGGTGCAGTATTAATGAGAAAAGTTTTTAAAAATCTAAAACTTCGTGTTGATTATGCAGAATACGGCGGAGCACCACTTCTTGGTGTAAAATCTCCTGTAATAATATCTCATGGGAAAAGTAATGCTAAAGCTATAAAAAATGCAATTTTTCAAGCAATAGCAGCAGCTAATTCTAACTTAAATCTTCACATTGAAGAAAAACTAGCATATTATTCATCAAATAATATCATTACTAATACTCAGGAATAA